The genome window TCATAactcacctgttctcatcattcacctgtcctcatcattcacctgtctgtcctcatcattcattcacctgtcctcatcactcacctgtcctcatcattcacctgtcttcattattcacctgtcctcgtcattcatctgtcttcttcattcacctgtcctcatcactcacccatcctcatcattcacctgtcctcatcactcacctgtcctcaacattcacctgtcctcataatttacctgtcttcatcattcactaTCAAAGTTTCTGGTgtgtgaattttattttatcattattatttcaggccaacattttttcactcagtaatggatgtgatttaaaacgtagaGAAGTAATGTCACTTCCAAATAAACATAAGAAAAAGtacaattacacattttttacagaagaaaatacacagaaaaacctactcaattacagtaacgcgagtaaatgtaattcattactttccacctctgcttatacaaacatttttaagCGTAGATTATATCAGCAGAAATGATCGATTTCTGCTGATAAACCCTGCCAAATGGTCCACAGCAAAGTGAACTGATTTATATAGGATCATTTCTTATGGCTGTTCCTTACAGGAGGACAATATCAAACAGAAATTGTAACTTTCAGATGTGCTTTGTTGCTCTCACAGTCGCACACTTGTTACTTGGAGCTCACACATAAGTGTTTCCCCTGATATGAGTCCACCTCGTTGGGCTCATCCTCACCATGACAAGTCTGTTGATGCCAaaattgttgtttatatttgtcTCAGGTGAACCACCCAGGATTCTTTTGTCGTCATGGAACCACTGACAAAACAACTTGCACGTATAGGTCACATGTCTGTGAACCTGATTCTGTTACAGTGTGATCGAGATTAAGTCTGAGCTGCTGTCACGGGTCACATgtgattcaaaaacacaaacgcagAGTGGCGTAATTGGTAAAAGCAGGCTGAGCAGCTCCTGTCCTGGGCTGGTCGCTGTAATTGATCTATGCATGACTAAATGGGCCACTTATTTTTGCAGTCTGAGCAGGTGCACCTCTGGTGTGCTGGTGTTTTCACACCACCCACTGATCGCTCATCGTGACTGGGTGTGTTAGTGGGGCAGCTCGACTTGGAGCAAACACTGCAGGTGCACATATACTCACAGAGTGCATCATGCACACAAAgtaatacagaaaataaaaaaaaagattattaataaaaaagaacaCAACTTATCAATTAACATTTCAATATTCACTTGCAATTGACCTTTATTCACTGTAATGTTTCTGAATTAAGAAGACTTTGAAATATAGgtcacactttttaaaattcTATAGTGAAATATCACAGTTCTCTACGAGATGATCTCTTCAAAACACTTGTTTAGTCTGAAAAacagcagtcttgtataaagtacctaaaagggatacttgagtaaaagtacaagtatcttaccagaaaatgactttggtagaagttgaagtcgcTTTTTATAAtagtacttgagtaaaagtctagTAGTAtatgacatgtactgtacttcagtataaaaagttattttctgactttttagaagtaaaagtaaaagtatttaaaaagtgaggagtttgGATTGAGCCATGGTTGCTCAATGGTCTTTcaattggaaggttgtgggttcaattgctggctctgctagtctatatgtgtccttgagcaagacacttaaccccatgttgcagcgtgtgaatgagtatgaaagatgtgtgaatgggtgaatgggcaGCTTACCAAGACTAGAagagctctatataaatacagaccattaccaactcttcttcttctcattttatttggtagtaacgagtaacacaGATAGTTAGAGGagatgtagtggagtaaaagtaaaagttgctagaaatataaataacaaagtacagatatgtcAATTTTTCTTctcaagtacagtaacaaagtaaaacactgaAAAGCAGTCGAATAATTTAAGAtttaacaacatatttattataatattagtGAACTGAAAACTGTGACTTCACCTGATCTGCCTGATGTTAAACTGTTTAAGAGAatagaacatatatatatgtacatgtatatgtatttgaaataTCTTAAAATGGCCAGAAAACCTCAACAGTGCAGGACTGTGTCTGTGAtaacagcttctctctctctctctctttctctctgagtACTGGGTCGTGTCACATGAGCAAATTCTCACACTCGCTTTTCACAGCAAAGGAAATACGAGTGTTTAGTTTTAATGAGGTGCCATATTCCTCTTTGAGAATGTGACACAGCAACATGGGAGTTCATCCATGAGGACACTGGGagcttttatttataatttacacAGAAATCAGATCTTTGGatataatgcacacacacattagggCTCTCAGGGTGATCTGAGGGGAACTGGGCCGCCTCGCAGTAACGTCACGCACATCACTCGatgctttttatttataaaagacaatgttaaataataagaaGGACACAAGGAGCTTTAAAACTTCAGGTGGTGTAATGCTGAAGCAATtttgaaagagaaaatgaggaGCTAGTGCTACAATATGTTACACTATGCAGTtcactgtggggaaaaaaacatttctataGAAAAGCTAATGTTTCATGGCTCCCTCTTGTGGAATTCTgatgctgtctctctctctctcacacacacacacacatacacacacaaaacacacactggtttccatgacttcagaggacattgcattgacttacattcatttcctggagacttactcagaccttaaccatcacaactactggcctaatcctaaaccctgaccttaaccttaaccttaaccctgacCTCAGTCTAACTTTAAAATAAGTCTTCacctaaaaatgattttgagGAAGTCAAGTCAACAAATTAATATAAAAGTTGCTCCTAATGTAACAATATGCATattatgtaaacacaaacattacacagagacacagtaaaataaaaaaacacccccTGTGaatttctctcttcttcttcttcagatcAAAACGACTCAAATAGCTTCATTCTTTCTTGGGCTGAAAGTCCATCTTTCAAACTCtgcaagacaaacacacataaagaaaatcagagatAAACGTGAACATTTTTACCTGTGAAGACGAGGCagctgttgatttttttttatacttcttATTAATCCCATATTGTTAATATTCTTGTGTGCTTTATATAATTTGTCATCATATTTTGGAATCAGCAGTTTTACCTTTgacctccctcctctcttcttaCATGGGAGTGGTAATTGTTCAGTTTTCTTCAGAAAAGCAGCGTCACTTGTGTTTGGCATGGAATCCTCTGAGGAAACATAGAGTTGAACATATGATAATTCAGTCAAATGACAGTTTTGAGAGTGAGAAAAGTTTGATAAAGCTGTTCATGGGTGGAATAAATTATTTGAAATGTAGAGCCATGAGAGTGGAATTAATCCTCTGGGTCTTCATTTCATGATGTGCTGATAAAAGACACCTGGCCACACTGTTCACTAACAAAATCAAGTGTGTGAGAGCTTTTCTAGTGTTGACACACAGTGATAAAGTGTCTCACTGAGGCTCTGTGCTGATGCGTCTCTGCCGGGAGACCAAGTGGCAAACTTGACACTGTCGCTGAGATTGTTGACGTGATGATGCGGCTCGTCCTGGTTGTGCATGCAGAGAGCCTTCAGCTTGTTCTGGGCATATAATTTgtcctgttacacacacacacacagtgacatacaATCACAGAGTTAAAACAAGTTGTTTATACACTTACGGATACAATTACGCACATGTAATGGAGAAATACCTCTGTTTAGActagaataaaatagaaatctTTATCTCTTAGTGCTCACGTGCATGCACAGATCtttgccacaggtgcacccatggtaatttgccgagtcaaagttatgattcattttacatggTATTTTTAGTCGTGATTTAATGTagtaataattgtgcagaagtcacaaaatagaccgtttttcttttcttttgttcataaaaacgagcaaagtgaactttgaactgtgacgtattctcaaatttcacaaattcaatacgatttcaaacattttgagtactttttgctcaggtgtgcttacatagttggtgaaaataaaaaataaatgtcatctgattgcctaggttgtgctggaagacactctatattgcacattcttatagcctctgtactgtatgttttaacatagtaatggaaaaaagcaatGGAGAAAAAGAACGAATGTAGGGATAGAAATAGAAATGTagacaaaaaaagtgtcaatACCTTTCGTGCAATCTTCAGCTCTTCCCTGAGTGAACAGGCCTCCTGTCTGAGGAACTGTATCTCTGCATCTCTTGCCCTCAGAATCACCTGTAACATGATAAATAAAGTGATTAAGTCAACATTTAATGGCCCACTGTGTAACATTCAGGGGGCTTTATTTGGTGAAAGTGAATATAGCTGTACTGCCTATCAGCAGGTGTGTAACCGctttagaataaaaaataattgaattttcATAGCCTTCGAATAAGCCTTTCATATGCACTTTAAGTAAGGGCCTTGTTTGAAATTGGACGAACCATTTAGACAGAACAATAACTCAAGCTCCAGGTCAAGTGGTCTCAAAGCATAAATAATTAAGGATAATTTCTTTATTGTACATAATCTTGCCAGTTACATAAACTGATATGATCACAACTGACTGTCAGTACTGGGAGATGAAAAAGTTAATTTAATGATGATAGTAGTTTGATACTCATTTTTACAGAACGTACCTCCACCTCATAGAAGTCATTTGGATGTGCGTTTACATGTGATTGTTTCCCATTTAACGGGAACTGTAGCTCACACAtttcatctgtctctctcttaaaggagacagacacacacacacacacaaacaatggtTACACTATCAATTATGTCAATACAATTAAAGATGATTAAGATAAGGTTTCTGTAAGAAGAAAATGTCTAAACCTGTTTCTCTTTGAGCTCCTGGTTTTCTTTTTGATATTGTGCCAAGGATCTTCTCTCCTCCTGAAGTTCTTGGCTCAGCTGAGAGTTTTCCAGGCATTTCTGAGTGTGCTGAACTGACAACACCTCCAGCTCCTTGTGCAATGACTGCATCTCTGTTCTGTGATGACAAAGCAGAAGCAATATGACATTATACCAtgaggcaaacaaccattctAATATGCTGAAGGGAAGTGATAAATACTGCATATGGTTAGACCAGgacttatttctgtatgttaTTTTAGCAGTAGAtaaatttttttattctgaACTATCAATCCATATCAACACATcgaaacctttattttgaaattctgtgaaatatcgaTCACCACAAATATTtctattgtgatatcatgattgaatatttgctttttccccaaaaaactTCTAATAAGTATTGAATCATGCttgagaaaaaggaaaagtggaaaaacacaccTTAATTGAAACTCAAAAGAGCAACGTTATATAATTATGATATAATAACTGCACTGCATGATGGACACAGTGTCTTTTGTGGTATAGTTAAATATCGATATAGGTAAAACTGCTGATCTTTACATCCCTCCAATGAGTATGTTCTGAGTTTTTAAGTTCATCTCATAGACATGAGAAAACTCTGTAATCCAGGCCTTGCTCTTACTGTATGATTACATGCACAGCTGTGTCCATGTTGTTGCTGTGGATCAGCACCACACACAGCAGCCGGTGACACATGAAACCTGACTACAGCTCATGCAGTGTTAACTTGTTATCATGTTCACATGTAACTGGGGGTGTGTTTTCATTCTCCTAATTAGTTCATTAGCCAATTATCAAACTTCATTTAGGATGTGTAGGATTTCAagcttcaaataatgtctccaagattatttttcaACATCTGCTTTCACGTCTGTgccacaaaaaagaaacatttacttttacGGCATATTTTGCGACAGTTGTGACAAACAATACCGTTTACAACTGTGTGTCGTAATCCTTTAATATCAATAGAATCAGGGTTAAGAAAAGATTAATTCTTCTCCTAAAAATGAGTTGGATATAATCTCAGTTTAAGAAAGTTGGCTAAATGGTGAGTTTTGCTTCCAAAGATTGTTACTGGTTATAATCTGGAAATAATGAATCCATAATTCAATCCACAGAAATGCCTCTGCTAGTAAAACCACTTTATTACCATGTCTTTTAACGAGTGCTAGATGTTCTGAGATCTTAAGTGcaaaggacaaaacaaagtgtCATTAGATACTCACTTATATTCAGTATGCAGCTGCTTGACGTCTCCCCTCTCCCTGACTTGCTGGGACTGTCTGTTTTTCTCGAGCTCCTGTTTGTGGGCTCTTCTCATGGCTACGAtagctgtaaaaaaacaaaaaaaagtgattatttGCCTCATTAATTGCCAGTGTTTTCCTGAGTTGATCTTAGTAAAAACGTCTTATATCTTTTTGCCCCTGTTAACTCAATGGGCCGTATGTGCGTCTACTTTGGTATTTGTTTACCTGCCAAAGTAGCAGCtgtctcctgctgcagcagctggtctttttctttctgcagcGCTGCCACCTCCACCTGATGCTGCTGCAGTAGCTCCCCAATCAGCTTCCTATGCACTTCCTCCATAGCAGACACGCTATGATTCTATGATGACATTTTGAAACAGTTTTCCATCggtacattttattcatttattcaaatgtatttattaaaatcaGTACCACAAAAGGCTTTAAAATAGTTGACTTTATACAGCAGTGATTGTCTCACTTATATTTCTACAATTGTGTACCAGcaaacacatgtatgtgtaGTATATGCTAATTATATATGCAAACTTTCCACAGTGAGACAAGAGCaaagagagagtcatgtggagctgatagatttaaacaaaaactaaattgacagtgatttgaatgtaacattttagagttacgcactacagctttaaagctaAAACAGGACTGATCTGAGATTTCGGTCTGTGATACCTCAGGTTTCTGGAGCTGTTTCTGGCCGGCCGCTCTCACCTCCAGTCCATCACCTCCTCCCATCCATGCAGTCTGCTCTGAGGACGAGTTACTTTCACTGAAAACAGGAACCTCTGCACAACTTTTGCTCTGTTTCTCTTTGGTATAGTAACCATGCAAGTGTTTCATCTCCTCTTCGTGTATCTGCTGAAGTTCCTGTATTTTGTCCTGAAATTTTGCTTCCAGTTTTTGCATCCGCTCCTCATGATAATCCTGGATTTTCTGTATGTCTTCCAGAAGCCTCTGGTTCCCAATCTCTACAGATATAATCTTTTGCTCAGCCTGCTCTAGTTCTTCTCTTAGCACACTGTTGACTTCCTCAAGCTGACACAGGGTGTGATTAAACGCTGCCTGTTCGTTCAATAATGTGGTGTCTCGCTTTTTGAACAGATCTTGCAGTTTGTTCTGTAACATCTCACTTTGCTGCAGCTCCTGTTCTAAATCTAAGTGCAGCCTGTCAGACAAATATGTCAACTTGACCTGCTCCTGCATCCAGTTCATGTCCAGCTGTGAATCATTTTCCCTGCTGGAGTCCATACTGCTCTCACCGACTGATCCCTCACACGTTTCCTGGCAGAGATGGTTTAAGAACTTCCTCCTTCTTTTTAGCCGGGATATAAGTCTTTCCATCCATTCTGGTTGTTTCTCAGCCTCCACCTTTTTCTCCTGTAATTGCTCTCTTTTATCTGGCTTTGTAGCCTCCTCTGGAACTCTGCCCTCCACCATCACTTGCTCCTGATACGGAGCCAGCTCTGGAGGATTGATATCTGCCAAGCCCTTCTTTTGGTGCTCGCCTTGTTGATAATTCCCTTGAGTAAGACTCTCGTGCTGTCGCTGAAATTTTAAGGCAGCATAAATGAGCTCACCTTCAGCACAGAATCTACCAAATGCACTTTCCAAAGGTTCGTTGCTGTTATATCCTGCTGTCCTGGAGTGTTCTGCTTTTAGGGCTAATCTTTGGGAGATTAAGCTTTTGTACCTGTGTGCCACATTCACCTCATCTCCTCTTGCAACTAAGGATAGTTGGACGATGCCATGCTGATTCTGAAGCACCGTTAGCATTTTTTCAACTACAAATAATTCCCTCTTTAAATGCTTCCGAACACTTGTCATGTCATCCTCTGAAGTCGATGTTTTACTTTTAGCACTAATGCCACCATGAGCTCCAGCTAATGTCTCATCATTGGGGATTTTGTCCTCTCCTTTGCTGGCATTATAGGATTCATGCTGTTGtttctgtgcatcgtcctctcCTTGCTGGAGACAGGCAGCGGCAGTGGCCAGCTGCTTCTCAAAGTGTGCAACATTAATGGGAGTGGCATGGAGCCTCTCTCTGCAGGCCTGTATGATGTTCAGAGCCACGTGAAACCTGCCAACCAACATTCTGCAGCGGTTCTCTGTCTCTTGGGCAAAGCGCTGGCTTTGTTTGACCTGACTGTGAAGCAGCAGACTGAGGTGCTGGGCAGTGGCTCGGCACTGAGTGAGCTGGGAGTAGAGGTGAGGGTCCTGGAAGCTGATGTGACTCTGGTGATCCTCCAGTCTTTGTGTGATGTCCTTgagcttctcctctgtctcataAAGCTTACTTTCAAGTAACTGAATCACAGACATGAACCGTTCTGGTTCATCTCCTGCAGTAACACACTGGTACGATGGGTCAATCGATCGTGACCTATTTCTCATATGTTCGTCAGAGTGGTTGCCATTTATCTGGACAATATCAGTGGTATTTGAGCTGATAGCCGTTGGTCCACTGTCTATTGCTTCTTGCCTCCTGTCATTTAAGGTGAGGTGTGTGGTTATTTCCTGCTGTTTGTCAACATGAGGAGGCTCTGACAACTCAACCCTCGTCTGAGAAGAGGCACAGTTATAATCTTTCAGCACTTCATTCAGCTTTACTTCTGTCTCCTCCAAGCTATTACCCAAGACTTCCATCTTCAGCAAAACTTCACTCAGCTCTTCCTCCTTCCTGTCGAGGAGTCTCTCGTATCCTTCTCGTATGTCTTGCATTTCAGCCTCCCTCTGCTGCACCTTCCCCAAAGCCACCTGCAGTTCCTCGCAAACTCTCTCATATGAATGCTCCAGATTGTAGTACTGCGTCTCATCTGTTTCCAAGCGGCTCTGGAGCCTGCTCACTTCCCCGTCTGCCTCGGACAACTGACTCTGCAGCTCTTGACACCGTTGATCAAGCTGTTCTCTTTCCTCTTGAAGTTTCTGCACAGCAGATACTGTGCGTGATAGCTCCTCTTGGAgctgctgctgaacctcgtcaaTTTCTGTGGTCCAGGTCTGACTTTTACTCAGACTCTCCATCTGCTGCTCGGCATGGTCCAGTCTCTCCTGAAGCTCTTGTGAGTGTTGCTCAGCCTGCTCCAGACTAGAAGCCAAGCTCCTCCGTTCTCTGTCCTGACTTGCTTGTAGGAGCATGAGGTGCTTCTGCAGACGGGCCTCTTTTTCAGCCTGGGCTTCCTCATTAGAGCACAGCTTAGTTTTCACCTCGTGAAGATGTTTCTGCAACTGTTCCGCCTCTAGCTGGAGACTGTAAAAACTCTGcatctcctgctgcagctgtgtcaaGCGGGACTCAGCCTCCCTCCTCCGCTCCTCGCTGGTGCTCAGCTGGGACCTCAGGGAGGACACAGAATGCTCCCAATTCATCTGCTGCTCACAGAACCGCTGTCGATCTTGCTCTAGATGAGCTTGTGCAAGTGCAGTGGCGTCACCCGTGACCAGTAACTGGGCTTGTTGCGCTAAGAGATCTGCTCTCCGCTGAAGTTCAGCTTCTCTGGTCTCCTCCTGACTCCTCTTCTGTGCCTGCAGCTCAAggtgaaggtcagtgtttatcttCTGCAGTCGTTGCAGAGTCAAAGCTTGTTCAGAGGAATTTGAACGCTCATTCTGGAAGACAACAGGACACAatgtgctgtacatgttaaaatCATACTTTCTTCACGACTGGTTATTATGTTTCACAGTGTCTTCGGTGTTACCTGCGGATGAACtgattctctttctttctcacgCTGTAGTTCATCCTGCAGATTCCTGTTTAACTGCTCAAGTCGAGAcagttccctcagtgtttgttccagCTATGGgtatattgtaaaaaaaaaaaaaacacatcacccCAAACATGTAATTGTGACTCATACAGTAAACGCTTTAAAGTCTACTCAATGAAATGAGGACCAAAACATCCACAAATATCActgtcagtctgtgtttgtACTGAATATTATGGTAACTGCACCGGTATCAAACTTCCTGTTCAAAAACACATAGAGAAGCCACATTTTCACTAGTTTGATCACAGTTTAATGACACATTATACACGTGTGTTAATTCTTTTTGAATAAAGCGAGTGGAGGGTTTATACATCCATACAGTGGAGTTACACTGAAGagatcatgttttatttcataatccttgtcatttttcagccactattttctaacatataacgtgtgaagaggaaaaaactTCTTCTTGCAAGGTTGAGTTTCTTGTTATTACCTGCTTGTGACACGTACACTCACtcaaaaaactgtttttgtgaTTGAAAATGTACGACGCACTTTGCTCAAACTCACCCACACAACCACATAAAAACTCACCTCTTTGACGAGCTGAGCAATCTGctgttggtcctcacaaggcAGGGTTTCCTTCTCTGTCACGCGCTCAGGTATGACGAGGCTTTCACTCCCTAAATCTGAGGTAGACATACAAATTTCAGCTCCTTTAATACCACAATGGTGCACAAACAAAGTGATACACAATGTgtttctttggtttttttttatagataaaaacacaagaacCTATCCACAATACAGCAGTCATACACAGTATGGATTGATTCTTTATTTggacatttaattttatttattaagtgagtctattaaaataaaatcttaTTTTTCTCCATTTACTCACCAGTTTGTGAGGTTTCCACAAGAAGTGGACACTGGTGACAGGAAGGACGGTGGTCATCTTCCACCTGTAGAGGAGGACTGATGGGAGGCAGAGGTGAGCTGTCATCTGCAGAACTCTGCTCTTTCTCTGACTTCAGTTTGTCCTCTTGTTGATGTGAATCTTCTGCTAAGTCACCAGTCTTGTGCTCTTGCATACAGTCGTTTTCACATTTCAACACAAACTCAGCTTGCTGATGTGGTGTCTGGGCTGAAAGGGTACTgtaggaaacaaacaaacaaccatatttacaaacaacaacagtattttatttttttttaagaagatAGAAACAGcaattttcctttaaatgggaaCACAATTTACAAAGTCGatgttctactgaagaagactTAAAAAGACTGAcgctataaatcaagtgagaagttggCAAATTTTCCCACAGACTTCTTTTAAAGGGGAGaactttttgcaaccagcagagtcgccgcCTAGTGGCTAGTCAATATATTTCCACTTACTATTTGGCATCAGGAAGAACCCagaagtcaattttatttatacagttttGTGgcttatataaattaaatacagaTTATGCAGCACTTAAAGAAATAAATTAGAAATAATTAGAAATTAAACTGTATTTACGTTGTGACTTCAGGTGTAAGACTGGGCTTCACATTCTTCAACACTGCTTGGACCCAGTTGACCCCGGAGGTCATCGCACAGAGTGTGTACGCATCATCTTCGGTCTGTGGGGAAAAGAAACATCAATTGCCAactttcatttgtgaggttatacTGAAATTGTGCATGTATTTCACACTGTGGTCTTTTGGTGATATTTAACACCTTTTACTTCAAGCAGGTCTAATCCAAACATGTCTCACTAAGTTTAAATATGTGTCAAAGACTTTCTTTAATTAACAGAGGAAGTAGGAATGTGATCAATAACAAATAGATGGAATTATTGTTGCTGAACATAATCCACAACACAAATGGCTGGGCCCAAAAAGGATCCCTTTAGCCATGTTGACTGCCAGCAGCCAGATGAATATATTAATACAATTGGGATTATATACTACGAGATTAGATGATCACATGGATCACAGACAAGTTTCCAAATAactacaaacacaaaataagacCATAACGACATAAAGATATCCTGTCAGGTTAACTTTGTGTTATCTGCAGTATGTGGAGCATTAAAGGAAAGAGAAGttataaaactgttttttaaaagtACCTTTACTTTGTTGCACTGGTGATAAATTGCAGTTAATGGTGATGAGGAAGACTCGGGTCGTTCAGAGGAGctgcttgttttcattttctccacatCATCAACACGACCCTGGTCTTTATTATCccttaattacaaaaaaatatgatgGACAAACCCAGTTTTTAATGACTGAACATTATTACTATTTATAATTCAATAACTAGtaataatacatgtttttatttatccaaaacagcaacagcaaaagcaaaacaaagcaaaaccaaAAACCTGATTTGCTCCTCAGAGGTAGACTCCTGGATTTTCTTGCCTGATGTTTGCCCTCCTTTAACTTTTGAGCCTTGAACTGCATTGTGTGACTCTGTTTCATAGacagcacagaaaaaaacagccgTGTCGGCAACAGTATGGGGTTTATTTCCTTACTAAATCTTTGGAGCATTTCTATATACCTCAGCTATTTTATATGGTGCAAACTtagaacaaataaatgattataaCATAGTTAAAAATGTACCTTGTCCAGTGGGTCTTTGGTCAAGTCTGCTGAGGGAACGGCTGCTTCTTATGAACGGGGCGGCAGTGAGAGAGGTGGTGTGGAGGGACGAGAAGCTCCGGCTGCCACAGAGGCGGAAAGATGGTTTCCCTGTACGAGATCCATGTCTGGAACCCCGGTGACCAATGGTGGTTTGGTGGCTGATGCTGCTTCTTTTCAAGCTGCCACCGACTTTACTGGCACTCGCAGACGCGCTTTGGTTGTTGCTCCTTCCACAGCTGACACTGGATTTAGATGTAGTGCTGCCAGCATGTTTACCACCAGTAGACAGAGGCACTGTTAGCTGATCCTGGAAGATATGACGAATGATAGCACACAAAAATAGTGACATACAGAGAAAAATCAAAGCTCTGTCCATTTTAATTAAATGGCATGACAATATTTACATGTAAGAGATCACATCTCTTCTTGCTCACCCCCATCCCTGCTTGGACT of Solea solea chromosome 16, fSolSol10.1, whole genome shotgun sequence contains these proteins:
- the LOC131474853 gene encoding golgin subfamily A member 4-like isoform X2; protein product: MMSKTPRFPESQSNSKTNAPTQDQLTVPLSTGGKHAGSTTSKSSVSCGRSNNQSASASASKVGGSLKRSSISHQTTIGHRGSRHGSRTGKPSFRLCGSRSFSSLHTTSLTAAPFIRSSRSLSRLDQRPTGQESHNAVQGSKVKGGQTSGKKIQESTSEEQIRDNKDQGRVDDVEKMKTSSSSERPESSSSPLTAIYHQCNKVKTEDDAYTLCAMTSGVNWVQAVLKNVKPSLTPEVTTTLSAQTPHQQAEFVLKCENDCMQEHKTGDLAEDSHQQEDKLKSEKEQSSADDSSPLPPISPPLQVEDDHRPSCHQCPLLVETSQTDLGSESLVIPERVTEKETLPCEDQQQIAQLVKELEQTLRELSRLEQLNRNLQDELQREKERESVHPQNERSNSSEQALTLQRLQKINTDLHLELQAQKRSQEETREAELQRRADLLAQQAQLLVTGDATALAQAHLEQDRQRFCEQQMNWEHSVSSLRSQLSTSEERRREAESRLTQLQQEMQSFYSLQLEAEQLQKHLHEVKTKLCSNEEAQAEKEARLQKHLMLLQASQDRERRSLASSLEQAEQHSQELQERLDHAEQQMESLSKSQTWTTEIDEVQQQLQEELSRTVSAVQKLQEEREQLDQRCQELQSQLSEADGEVSRLQSRLETDETQYYNLEHSYERVCEELQVALGKVQQREAEMQDIREGYERLLDRKEEELSEVLLKMEVLGNSLEETEVKLNEVLKDYNCASSQTRVELSEPPHVDKQQEITTHLTLNDRRQEAIDSGPTAISSNTTDIVQINGNHSDEHMRNRSRSIDPSYQCVTAGDEPERFMSVIQLLESKLYETEEKLKDITQRLEDHQSHISFQDPHLYSQLTQCRATAQHLSLLLHSQVKQSQRFAQETENRCRMLVGRFHVALNIIQACRERLHATPINVAHFEKQLATAAACLQQGEDDAQKQQHESYNASKGEDKIPNDETLAGAHGGISAKSKTSTSEDDMTSVRKHLKRELFVVEKMLTVLQNQHGIVQLSLVARGDEVNVAHRYKSLISQRLALKAEHSRTAGYNSNEPLESAFGRFCAEGELIYAALKFQRQHESLTQGNYQQGEHQKKGLADINPPELAPYQEQVMVEGRVPEEATKPDKREQLQEKKVEAEKQPEWMERLISRLKRRRKFLNHLCQETCEGSVGESSMDSSRENDSQLDMNWMQEQVKLTYLSDRLHLDLEQELQQSEMLQNKLQDLFKKRDTTLLNEQAAFNHTLCQLEEVNSVLREELEQAEQKIISVEIGNQRLLEDIQKIQDYHEERMQKLEAKFQDKIQELQQIHEEEMKHLHGYYTKEKQSKSCAEVPVFSESNSSSEQTAWMGGGDGLEVRAAGQKQLQKPENHSVSAMEEVHRKLIGELLQQHQVEVAALQKEKDQLLQQETAATLAAIVAMRRAHKQELEKNRQSQQVRERGDVKQLHTEYKTEMQSLHKELEVLSVQHTQKCLENSQLSQELQEERRSLAQYQKENQELKEKQRETDEMCELQFPLNGKQSHVNAHPNDFYEVEVILRARDAEIQFLRQEACSLREELKIARKDKLYAQNKLKALCMHNQDEPHHHVNNLSDSVKFATWSPGRDASAQSLKDSMPNTSDAAFLKKTEQLPLPCKKRGGRSKSLKDGLSAQERMKLFESF